The proteins below come from a single Streptomyces spongiicola genomic window:
- a CDS encoding cytochrome P450 yields MSCPHLPEGFDATDPDLLESRVPHAEFARLRRTAPVSWCPQPRGATGFDDEGYWAVTRHADVKYVSTRPELYSSRENTAIIRFNGHISRDQIEAQRLIMLNMDPPEHTRVRQIVQRGFTPRAIRGLESALRDRARRIVEEASRDGGAGGGAGGGFDFDFVTRIAVELPLQAIAELIGVPQEDRARIFDWSNKMVAYDDPEYAITEEIGAEAATEIIGYSMNLAAARKECPAGDIVTRLVAAEDEGNLSSDEFGLFVLLLAVAGNETTRNAISNGMHALLTHPDQWELYKRERPATAADEIVRWTSPVVSFQRTATRDTELGGRNIRKGDRVGLFYSSANRDPEVFENPEVFDITRDPNPHLGFGGGGPHFCLGKSLALREIDLIFGAIADTFPDLRLAGDPRRLRGSWLNGIKELRVSTGG; encoded by the coding sequence ATGTCCTGCCCCCATCTCCCCGAAGGGTTCGACGCCACCGACCCCGACCTGCTGGAGAGCCGCGTCCCCCACGCCGAGTTCGCCCGGCTGCGGCGGACGGCCCCCGTCTCGTGGTGCCCGCAGCCACGCGGCGCCACCGGCTTCGACGACGAGGGCTACTGGGCGGTCACCCGCCATGCGGACGTCAAGTACGTCTCCACCCGCCCCGAGCTGTACTCCTCCCGCGAGAACACCGCGATCATCCGCTTCAACGGGCACATCAGCCGCGACCAGATCGAGGCCCAGCGGTTGATCATGCTCAACATGGACCCGCCCGAGCACACCCGGGTCCGCCAGATAGTGCAGCGCGGCTTCACCCCGCGCGCCATACGCGGCCTGGAGTCGGCACTCCGCGACCGCGCCCGGCGGATCGTCGAGGAGGCGAGCAGGGACGGCGGCGCAGGCGGCGGCGCGGGCGGCGGCTTCGACTTCGACTTCGTCACCCGGATCGCCGTGGAACTCCCGCTCCAGGCCATCGCCGAACTCATCGGCGTACCGCAGGAGGACCGGGCCCGGATCTTCGACTGGTCGAACAAGATGGTGGCGTACGACGACCCGGAGTACGCGATCACCGAGGAGATCGGCGCCGAGGCCGCCACGGAAATCATCGGCTACTCCATGAACCTGGCCGCCGCGCGCAAGGAGTGCCCGGCCGGGGACATCGTCACCCGGCTCGTCGCGGCCGAGGACGAAGGCAACCTCTCCTCCGACGAGTTCGGCCTCTTCGTACTGCTGCTGGCGGTGGCGGGCAACGAGACGACCCGCAACGCGATCAGCAACGGCATGCACGCCCTCCTCACCCACCCCGACCAGTGGGAGCTGTACAAGCGGGAGCGCCCGGCGACCGCCGCCGACGAGATCGTCCGCTGGACCTCGCCCGTGGTCTCCTTCCAGCGGACCGCGACCCGGGACACCGAACTCGGCGGCCGGAACATCAGGAAGGGCGACAGGGTGGGGCTCTTCTACTCCTCCGCCAACCGCGACCCCGAGGTCTTCGAGAACCCCGAGGTCTTCGACATCACCCGCGACCCCAACCCGCACCTCGGCTTCGGCGGCGGGGGCCCGCACTTCTGCCTCGGCAAGTCGCTGGCCCTCAGGGAGATCGACCTCATCTTCGGCGCGATCGCCGACACCTTCCCGGACCTGCGCCTGGCCGGCGACCCGCGCAGGCTGCGCGGGTCCTGGCTCAACGGGATCAAGGAACTCCGGGTCAGCACCGGGGGATAG